From a region of the Arachis ipaensis cultivar K30076 chromosome B09, Araip1.1, whole genome shotgun sequence genome:
- the LOC107619096 gene encoding probably inactive leucine-rich repeat receptor-like protein kinase At5g48380, which translates to MVLSIVFGFLVLISNFGTAYGTDTDIFCLKSIKGSLEDPYNYLQSWTFNDKTEGFICKFSGVECWHPDENRVLNLNLSNMGLKGQFPRAIRNCSSLTGLDLSINKLSGTIPADISSLLTYVVTLDLSSNEFSGTIPKSLANCTYLNILKLDSNRLTGQIPGQFASLRRLKTFSVTNNLLSGRVPNFNYSKVKASYGNNRGLCGGPNLRPCQAQPSKSNTAGIAGAAG; encoded by the coding sequence ATGGTTCTTAGTAttgtttttggtttcttggtgcTGATTAGTAATTTTGGAACCGCATATGGGACTGATACTGATATCTTCTGCTTGAAGAGTATCAAGGGATCCCTTGAAGACCCTTACAATTATTTGCAATCTTGGACTTTCAATGACAAAACCGAAGGGTTTATATGTAAATTCAGTGGGGTTGAGTGTTGGCACCCTGATGAGAACAGGGTCTTGAATCTCAATCTCTCAAATATGGGGCTAAAGGGTCAGTTTCCCCGTGCCATTCGGAACTGCTCGAGTTTGACAGGGTTGGATCTTTCAATCAACAAGCTATCTGGAACGATTCCGGCGGATATATCCTCTCTTCTGACTTATGTGGTCACTCTTGATCTGTCATCAAATGAATTCTCCGGCACAATACCCAAAAGCCTTGCGAATTGTACATATCTTAATATCCTTAAACTTGATTCTAATAGGCTTACTGGTCAAATTCCTGGACAATTCGCCAGCCTCAGACGGCTTAAGACATTCAGTGTAACTAACAATCTTTTGTCCGGGCGAGTTCCAAACTTTAATTATAGTAAAGTGAAGGCTTCATATGGAAACAATCGGGGCCTATGTGGAGGACCTAACTTGAGACCTTGTCAGGCCCAGCCTTCCAAAAGTAACACTGCGGGCATAGCCGGAGCAGCcggttaa
- the LOC107614993 gene encoding uncharacterized protein LOC107614993, giving the protein MLAKEVGASRLEVNSDSQVVTSQVNGSYQAKDTLLQKYLEKVKELCKGFEEVTIQHVPRERNARADLLSKLASTKPSTGNRSLIQGLATEPAIIMCATQAPNPPSWLDPISRYLEHAEAPPNQKEAEFIKREAPKYTIIQGHLYKRGLHQPLLKCLRPDQTDYVLREENANFHKAPPAELNLMLAPRPFAQWGVDLLGLFPPGPGQVKFGIPKTVISDNGTQFTDKKFKGFLEGLGIKQKFSSVEYPQTNGQVEAANKVILKGLKKRLEGKKGSWAEELAPVLWSYRTTPQSFTGKTPFRLTYGVDAVIPVEIGEPSPRLLLGGGSEAVEKDLADETRQMAHLAEAAIKQRVALIYNDKVLKRNLGEGDLVLRQNDIGPPTPGEGKLAANWEGPYRVKEVLGKGSYKLERLNGNEVPRTWNMANLRRFYA; this is encoded by the exons ATGCTAGCCAAAGAAGTcggagcatcaaggttggaagtcAACAGCGACTCCCAAGTCGTCACTTCCCAAGTAAACGGCAGCTACCAGGCCAAAGACACGCTGCTACAGAAATACTTGGAAAAAGTAAAAGAACTATGCAAAGGCTTCGAGGAAGTAACAATCCAGCATGTTCCCAGAGAAAGGAACGCCCGAGCCGACCTCCTCTCCAAGCTCGCAAGCACTAAACCCAGCACGGGGAACAGATCTCTGATCCAAGGGCTGGCAACAGAACCTGCGATCATCATGTGCGCAACCCAAGCACCAAACCCGCCCTCATGGTTAGACCCGATCTCCCGATATCTAGAGCATGCAGAAGCACCTCCCAACCAAAAAGAGGCGGAATTTATCAAAAGAGAGGCCCCCAAGTACACGATCATACAGGGACATCTGTACAAGCGAGGGCTCCACCAACCACTATTAAAGTGCCTGCGCCCCGACCAGACAGACTATGTCCTGAGGGAG GAgaatgccaacttccacaaagcgccTCCCGCAGAACTCAACCTAATGTTGGCCCCCCGACCTTTCGCCcagtggggagtcgacctcctggGCCTATTTCCCCCAGGACCCGGACAGGTGAA GTTCGGGATACCAAAAACCGTCATATCGGACAACGGGacccagttcaccgacaagaagttcaAAGGATTCTTGGAAggactagggatcaagcaaaagTTCTCCTCAGTTGAATACCCTCAAACCAACGGCCAAGttgaagcagccaacaaagttatCCTAAAAGGGTTGAAAAAACGACTCGAGGGGAAAAAGGGCTCATGGGCAGAAGAACTAGCCCCAGTACTATGGTCGTACAGGACCACACCCCAGTCATTCACCGGGAAAACCCCTTTCCGACTCACATACGGGGTCGATGCTGTCATCCCAGTCGAGATCGGGGAACCGAGTCCGAGGCTGCTCCTCGGTGGGGGTAGCGAGGCCGTTGAAAAAGACCTAGCCGACGAGACAAGGCAAATGGCGCACCTGGCAGAAGCAGCAATCAAGCAGAGAGTGGCCCTCATATACAATGACAAAGTACTGAAAAGGAACCTGGGAGAAGGCGACCTGGTCCTACGACAAAACGACATAGGTCCCCCGACACCAGGAGAAGGCAAGCTAGCCGCAAACTGGGAAGGACCTTACAGAGTAAAAGAAGTCCTCGGCAAAGGGAGCTACAAGCTAGAAAGGTTGAATGGGAACGAAGTACCGAGGACATGGAACATGGCGAACCTCAGAAGGTTCTACGCGTAA